The sequence TTACCAGACCTCCAACGACAGCCCCTTCGACTGCTGCAGGCAGTCTGGCATCCTTGAATACAACAAATGGAGCCTTACCCCCCAGCTCGAGCGATATCTTCTTTAAAGAGCCATAACCGGAAAGTTTCCTTCCGACTTCCTCGCTTCCTGTGAATGCGATCATATCGACTTGAGAGCTCTTTGCCATTTCCTCCCCAATTTCAGGGCCAGGTCCTGTAATGATGTTCAGAACACCTTTTGGAATTCCAGCGATTTGTGCAAGTTTGCCGAATTCCAGTGTTGTCAGAGGCGTATAGCTTGCGGGCTTCAATACCACCGTATTGCCCATGAGCAGGGCGGGAACTGCCCTCCAGACTACCATCATCAGTGGATAATTCCATGGAGTTATGACACCAACAACTCCAATCGGTTCTCTTCTGATGGCGCTTGTTCCCTCATCCACATACTCACCCATCGCCTTTCCATCCATATTCCTCGCGGCTCCGGCAAGAAATCTGATATTGTCCACGAGGTATGGCAGATCATAATTTGACGACTGCTTGATGGATTTCCCAGTGTTGATCGTCTCTAATCTGGCCAGCCTATCACTGTCATGCTCTATTAAATCCGCGAGGCGCATCAGTATGGCAGACCTCTCAGAGACTGGAGATTTTCTCCATCCCCCATCATCAAACGCCCTCCTGGCTGCATCTATAGCGCTGTGGACATCTTCTTTAGAAGAATGTGGTATCATGGCAATATTCTCTCCAGTCGTAGGGTTAATCACATTGCTGTTTTTCCCGTTTGAGGCGGCGCGCCATTCTCCATCAATCAAATTTTTGCACTCTGCCAATAGTGAGCCTGTCATCCTTGTCCCTCATCCAGTGTAATCATATTAAGTCATTCTTCATCTAAAATGTAATCTGTCTCTCATCTGCAGGTATTGGATAGTACAGGATTATGACGAGAAGCGCAGCTGACGAAAACTGTCTCTATCAATTCAAGCATAGTTGGCATGGATGAACCGTATGCCTTTGAACCTAATTCGGGTACCAGGGCCAATGGTTTGCAGGCAC is a genomic window of Candidatus Sysuiplasma jiujiangense containing:
- a CDS encoding aldehyde dehydrogenase family protein — translated: MTGSLLAECKNLIDGEWRAASNGKNSNVINPTTGENIAMIPHSSKEDVHSAIDAARRAFDDGGWRKSPVSERSAILMRLADLIEHDSDRLARLETINTGKSIKQSSNYDLPYLVDNIRFLAGAARNMDGKAMGEYVDEGTSAIRREPIGVVGVITPWNYPLMMVVWRAVPALLMGNTVVLKPASYTPLTTLEFGKLAQIAGIPKGVLNIITGPGPEIGEEMAKSSQVDMIAFTGSEEVGRKLSGYGSLKKISLELGGKAPFVVFKDARLPAAVEGAVVGGLVNNGQDCANSTRYYIHEDMVDKFESKLIEKLKEVKIGSPLDHGTDMGPLISSAHRKRVEDYIKLGMEEGGLLKHGGFEPKIEGCEGGFFISPTVIRTENEESRIVKEEIFGPVYTILSFTDYDDAIRRCNDVIYGLGASVWTSDMNKALHAVRDLRFGTVWVNEHVVVPSEMPWAGYKHSGHGASLSSYSLEEFTNIKHVYFDVSGAVRKKWYYQVFGSK